The genome window AAAAGTCGTATATTTGACCGTTCAAGATTTTAACGAGAAATGGGCAGAACGAAAGTTGCGAGGATTTGCCGAAGCGCAGGAAGCCCTCGAGCGAATGTTTGAAGAACGTTATCATTAACCAAATAATGTAAATAGATGAGATGAGGGGATTCTCCCTTTCCCCCTCAAGAGACTGAATATTCAGTCCCCTGGGGGGGAACCAGCCCCCCCTCTATTCCAAATCTATTTCAGAGATACCCTATCTATCTTACATTACACAAAATTCTTGACGGTACCAAATCCTCTTCAATGTCAAAATTGTCCTTCTTAATGGGTGCCTTTTTTTCAACAGAAGTAGTTACTTGTTTGGCTGGTGCATTCGTTTCAAAATTTTCGTCTCTTTTTTTTAGTTGCTTCAATTGAATATTTTTAAAACCAAGATTAAACAAAATACTTTCCAGTTCACTGATCGAAATTTCAATACCATAATGTTTCACGAGAATGCCTTTCAATTCGGCCAAATAAATTGGTTCCGATTTCTCATATATTTCCAGAATTTTATTTAAATGCCGGATTGATTCAGCATTCATCTTAATTCACTTCCAGTTGAATTATATTTATATTTATTTTAGTATGAATTTGTAGAAAGTAAAATATTTCGAAAGGGTTTCCAAATATGTTCCTGAATACAGTATCCGATTCCTTGAACGCATTATTTAATAAAAATCACTTTTCGAAAAAAACATTAATTGTATTAAAGGGGTTTCCTAAGAAATCTCTTCAAAACCTATCGATACCAAAACTATTTGCCGATTCTTTTGAATGGTTGTTGGACTTAGAAGAGAAGAAGTCCGAATTATTGATTGCAGCTGTACAAAAATTCAACGAACCCAATCTGGCCTACTGGTGTACTTTTGAAGAATTGGTGGCCGTTTCCCGTAACGCCTTGGAAAATCTCTATGATATCAAAATTTATCGCAACAATCTCTTCCATAACTTCTTTCCATTAAATTATCATATTGCCGATATTGATACAGTATATGAAAAGTATTTTGACAATCTTGAAGACCAATTACAAATTCCTGAAGAAATCAGCCTTATCACCAAATATTATGGAAATATGATTCGCCTATCTAACGGCAGTTTTTACATTTCCTTTACCAACAAAGAGGAGGACGAAATTCCGGTCTTTGAACAAAAACCTCTTTCATTTCCCTTCCCCGAAATCGAGGAAGCCGATCATTTGATCGATTTGTCAGAAGATGAAACACCATTTCTTGAAATGCTCGATTCTTTCCACTCCTTTGATACTGTTCCGGATAAAATCGTCCTCGGGTGGAGGGGGGATTTGAATCAGTTCCCCCATCAATACTTGGAACGATTGGAGGTTTTATCCAATCTATTTCCTAAAATTTCCATCTTAAGAAAAAAACAAATTGTCGAGGATACAACTATAAAAAGGGAAGAGGAATACAAAAAAATATTGAGAACTTATTGGGGATATTCTGATTTTCGACAGTTGAAAATGTATAAAAACGTCGATGATCCTGTTAACCCGAAAGAAACTATTTTAATTTCACAGGCCCAAATCATCCATGACTTGGTGGAACAGGCCGAACGTGCGATGCACGATCAACCGTTTCGCGATATTTTTGTTACATCGTCGACTGGAGCCGGAAAATCCTTGATGTTTCAAATCCCGGCGGTATATTTGGCCGAAAAATATAAACTGTTGACAATCATCATATCCCCCCTCATCGGCTTGATGAAGGATCAAGTGTATAGTTTGCAAAGCAAAGACATCACTTTTTCTGCTACCATTAATTCAGAAATATCACCAGTTGAGAAGATGAATATTATAAATAAGATCCAGAATGGAGATATTTCCATTTTATATATTTCACCGGAAACGTTATTGAGCCGGTCTGATATTTCAATGTTAATTGGAGAAAGAAAGGTTGGTTTGTTTATCATCGATGAAGCACATATCGTCACCACTTGGGGAAAATCGTTCCGTGCAGACTACTGGTACTTGGGCAATTACTTGCAAAAACTGCGTAGATCTATGAAATTCCCTGTTGCAACATTTACAGCCACCGCCATTTATGGTGGCATCGAAGATATGTTTGGGGAAACTAAGGATAGTTTATATATGGTGAACCCCATCAATTATTTCGGATATGTCAAACGCGATGATCTTAAGCTCCACTTGCACAGAATTGATCGAGAAATCAGTCAAGAAAAGGAGTATTTGTACACAAAATTTTTTCTTTTGCATGAGCGGATGATCCGAGCTTATAAAAAAGGAAAGAAAACGCTTATTTATTTCCCGTTTGTCAGTTTGATTCGGGAATTCTATATGTATTTGGAAAGACAAGCAGAACCTGAATTATTGAAAAATGTAGTTACCTATTATGGAACGATGAAAAAGGAGGAAAAGGACGATAACTTTTTGAAATTCAAAAACGGTGATTGTCTATTCATGCTTGCCACAAAAGCATTTGGTATGGGAATAGACATCTCAGATATTGAAAACGTGATCCATTATGCACCTACAGGAAACGTCTGCGATTATATTCAAGAAATTGGCCGTGCTGCCAGGGATGAACATTTGATCGGCAATGCCTATTTCGACTTTTCAAAAAAGGATTTCAAATATGTGAACATGCTGCACGGAATTAGCACTATCAAAAAAAGACAGCTAATTCAAGTAATGGAAAAAATACTTTCCATCTACAAAAAAGAGAGAAACAAAAAATACGCCCGGAATCTTTTAATCAGTTCCGAAGACTTCCATTATATTTTTTCAAGGAACCAACACTCCGATTATGACAAGGATGAATTGGATAACAAATTGAAAACAGCCCTATTAATCATTGAAAAAGATTTTATAAACAAATTGGGGTACTCACCGATCGTGGCACGTCCTCGTAGTATTTTTTCCATCGAGTACGTTAAAGTAAAGAGGGACAGTGAACACGAATTTGTTAAAACATTTAAAGATTACGCCAAAAAAATCCAAACGTTGGATGAAGATTATTTTGGGGGCGTTTACCAAATTGATATGAGACGTTTATGGGAGAACCATTACAAAGAGTTATCCTTTCCACAATTTAAATATTATTTTCATCAAAAAGACCAACGCCTACAATTAAAATGTTTAGATATTCTAGAGTCAGTGTTTGTTATAGATATTGATCTTCATCAAAAAAATGAATCTACATTTCTTAGCGAAGTTCGGACAATTAGTGAACAACTATCTAACATTTTGGGTAGATTCATCCGTAGTGAAGAATATTTTTTTATTTCTGATCTTGCAAGAGAAGTACAAATGATGTTCGGGAGATCAAAATATCAGGCCGACTCTTTAGCCAATCAAATTATCCAAAGTATCATTCGATTTCAAGATGCATTGAAGAAAACAAGAACACAAAGAGTTCATATAATTACCGAAAAAGAATCGGGAGAAGAACAAAGATATAAGCTTATGGTAAGATCCGATGATTTTTTCCGTTTTCTTATCACGCATATGGAAAAACTCTTATATCAGTCGATCAAAATGGAAAATGGAAAATATAAATTATTTCTAACCAAAGGGAATACTTTAGAAGTGGACAAAACATTTATTGCCCTGGGCTTATTTGAATCAATGGAAAAATTACTGTATGAAGTTAAAGGCGGGGATAATCCCGAAATCTTTATCCGTGTAAACTCTCAATTGCAAATTGAAAGGGTAATTCACAATCCAGAAAAATATGAAAATATGATTCTTAAGAACGTTTATCAACGACATTTGATTTCGGTAGCCATGCTTACTTACCTGTTTGAAAACGAAGTACCGACAGAACAATTTTGGGAATACATCGAAGACTATTTCCTTGGAATCATTCCGGACGAAGTCTATGAAAAAGTCGCGAACATTAATTAAAACAGAGCCCTTATCCGGATTAAAGACAATCCGGATAAGGGCTCCCTATTTTAAAATGTATAGTTTTTCATGTTATCTACAATTATTGTTCTAAATTTTACTCAAGTTCGCCTGTTATAAATTCACTCCTTCTGTTGTTGACGCGAAAACCCTTCGAAACACCAAAAACCCCGAGGGGAGACGAAACATATAAAGGTTTAAAGCGTTACGTCTGCCTCGGGGCTATTCTTTTGGAAACTCAACCTATTCATAAATGCTTACCTGATCCACGCCGTCATATTCTTCCATTTCGACGACGATTTTTTCCGCGCGGGAGGTGGGAATGTTTTTCCCGACATAATCGGCGCGGATCGGCAGTTCCCTGTGCCCGCGGTCGATGAGGACGGCGAGCTGGATCCTTTCCGGCCTGCCCAGATCGACGACCGCGTCCATCGCCGCCCGCACGGTCCTCCCGGTGTATAACACATCGTCCGCCAGGATCACCCGTTTCTTTTCAACGGAAAAAGGAACCGCAGACCCTTTGACTTCCGGCTCCTTGTCGGGGGTCTTGATCGTCAAATCGTCCCGGTACAGCGTGATGTCCAGCTCGCCGATCGGGACGGACGTCCCCTCGATTTGGGCGATGGCCTCCGACAGCCTGCGGGCGATGTAGATGCCCCGGGTCCGGATCCCGATCAAAACGACATCGTCCACTCCCTTATTTTTTTCAATGATTTCATGGGCGATTCTCCGGAGCGCCCGGCGGATCGCCGGTGCGTCCATGACGACGGCTTTCCTTTTCATACCCTTCCTCCTTTTTTCCGGATCGGAACTTTCAATAAACGCCGGCGCGCAAGCCGTTCAAAAGGCGCTCGAAATCTTCGGGGGGCGGCGCTTCAAAGATCAAAAATTCCCCCGTGCGGGGATGGGCAAAGCCCAATACCCCAGCATGAAGGGCCTGTCCGTCAATCGGCAGGGTCCGCTTCGGACCGTATTTGGGATCCCCCGCCACAGGATGGCCGATATACTTCATATGGACGCGGATTTGATGGGTTCTTCCCGTTTCCAGCTCGCATTCGACCAGGGTATATTTGTCAAAACGTTCGATGACGCGGAAATGGGTAACGGCCGGCTTCCCGGAGTCGACGACCGCCATGCTTTGCCTGTCCTTCGGATCCCGCCCGATCGGCGCGTCGATCGTCCCGTAATCGTGGGGAATCACCCCATGGACGATCGCTTTGTACTTGCGGAGCACCGTTTTGTTCTCCAGCTGCCTGGCCAAATGCTCGTGGGAAAAATCGTTTTTGGCCGCCATCAGCAATCCGGACGTGTCTTTATCGATCCGGTGGACGATTCCCGGCCGCAGGACGCCGTTGATGCCCGACAA of Caldibacillus debilis DSM 16016 contains these proteins:
- a CDS encoding DEAD/DEAH box helicase produces the protein MIAAVQKFNEPNLAYWCTFEELVAVSRNALENLYDIKIYRNNLFHNFFPLNYHIADIDTVYEKYFDNLEDQLQIPEEISLITKYYGNMIRLSNGSFYISFTNKEEDEIPVFEQKPLSFPFPEIEEADHLIDLSEDETPFLEMLDSFHSFDTVPDKIVLGWRGDLNQFPHQYLERLEVLSNLFPKISILRKKQIVEDTTIKREEEYKKILRTYWGYSDFRQLKMYKNVDDPVNPKETILISQAQIIHDLVEQAERAMHDQPFRDIFVTSSTGAGKSLMFQIPAVYLAEKYKLLTIIISPLIGLMKDQVYSLQSKDITFSATINSEISPVEKMNIINKIQNGDISILYISPETLLSRSDISMLIGERKVGLFIIDEAHIVTTWGKSFRADYWYLGNYLQKLRRSMKFPVATFTATAIYGGIEDMFGETKDSLYMVNPINYFGYVKRDDLKLHLHRIDREISQEKEYLYTKFFLLHERMIRAYKKGKKTLIYFPFVSLIREFYMYLERQAEPELLKNVVTYYGTMKKEEKDDNFLKFKNGDCLFMLATKAFGMGIDISDIENVIHYAPTGNVCDYIQEIGRAARDEHLIGNAYFDFSKKDFKYVNMLHGISTIKKRQLIQVMEKILSIYKKERNKKYARNLLISSEDFHYIFSRNQHSDYDKDELDNKLKTALLIIEKDFINKLGYSPIVARPRSIFSIEYVKVKRDSEHEFVKTFKDYAKKIQTLDEDYFGGVYQIDMRRLWENHYKELSFPQFKYYFHQKDQRLQLKCLDILESVFVIDIDLHQKNESTFLSEVRTISEQLSNILGRFIRSEEYFFISDLAREVQMMFGRSKYQADSLANQIIQSIIRFQDALKKTRTQRVHIITEKESGEEQRYKLMVRSDDFFRFLITHMEKLLYQSIKMENGKYKLFLTKGNTLEVDKTFIALGLFESMEKLLYEVKGGDNPEIFIRVNSQLQIERVIHNPEKYENMILKNVYQRHLISVAMLTYLFENEVPTEQFWEYIEDYFLGIIPDEVYEKVANIN
- the pyrR gene encoding bifunctional pyr operon transcriptional regulator/uracil phosphoribosyltransferase PyrR, producing MKRKAVVMDAPAIRRALRRIAHEIIEKNKGVDDVVLIGIRTRGIYIARRLSEAIAQIEGTSVPIGELDITLYRDDLTIKTPDKEPEVKGSAVPFSVEKKRVILADDVLYTGRTVRAAMDAVVDLGRPERIQLAVLIDRGHRELPIRADYVGKNIPTSRAEKIVVEMEEYDGVDQVSIYE
- a CDS encoding RluA family pseudouridine synthase, translating into MEICEHTVIAGEAGMRIDKLLAGLDGEYSRSQIQDWITEGRVSVNGKAVKANYRVQEGDRIEWTVPEPEILDVRPEPMDLDIYYEDRDVIVVNKPRGMVVHPSPGHLNGTLVNGLLAHCRDLSGINGVLRPGIVHRIDKDTSGLLMAAKNDFSHEHLARQLENKTVLRKYKAIVHGVIPHDYGTIDAPIGRDPKDRQSMAVVDSGKPAVTHFRVIERFDKYTLVECELETGRTHQIRVHMKYIGHPVAGDPKYGPKRTLPIDGQALHAGVLGFAHPRTGEFLIFEAPPPEDFERLLNGLRAGVY